One Caldalkalibacillus uzonensis DNA segment encodes these proteins:
- a CDS encoding peptidoglycan DD-metalloendopeptidase family protein: protein MVFCSKWRRLTMICIALALLLTGVGAGYAYYQHNLATIYHVYVDGHHIGPVSDPSQIEEWLDEKLVRASEKYPHVDLYINNEINLQEEERYKPVVNRKAVLDKLDEMVNIQARAVKILVEGELVGYASSEDLAEEVIETFKLNYVDKDVLLALEENKNNKARVTVAAVDASAQKPEESEQTTLDVCIKEHVQYEQATVNPDLVLDKENLAKRLAEPRTEQKTYTVQEGDVLGSIAEKFNMSLAQLLALNPGVDEDTLLQIGQELTVQGEEPVLTVVTVERMTEEQTIPYQVETKKDPDLYRGQTRVEREGKEGKKLVEFEVVKENGQVVSREVIDETVLEEPVNKIVVRGEKVKPSRGSGQFTWPARGGRITSGFGMRWGRPHNGIDIAGVSDRTIVAADNGTVVKAGWHSGGYGNTVIINHNNGYRTLYAHLASVNVRPGQTVQRGEAIGVMGSTGNSTGVHLHFEVHRNGAPVNPASYVR from the coding sequence ATGGTATTCTGTTCAAAATGGCGGCGCTTAACCATGATCTGCATCGCGCTGGCTTTGTTATTAACAGGTGTGGGAGCGGGTTATGCCTACTACCAGCACAATTTAGCCACGATTTATCATGTGTATGTTGACGGCCATCATATTGGTCCGGTGAGTGATCCCAGCCAAATTGAAGAGTGGCTGGACGAAAAATTGGTCCGTGCATCTGAAAAGTACCCGCATGTGGACCTGTACATAAATAACGAAATCAACCTCCAAGAAGAAGAGCGTTATAAACCGGTTGTGAACCGGAAAGCTGTCTTGGACAAGCTGGATGAAATGGTGAATATTCAGGCTAGGGCCGTCAAAATACTGGTGGAGGGGGAACTGGTCGGTTATGCCTCAAGTGAGGATCTGGCCGAAGAAGTCATAGAAACGTTTAAACTGAACTATGTGGACAAAGACGTGCTCTTGGCTCTAGAGGAAAACAAAAATAATAAAGCCCGGGTCACCGTGGCTGCTGTTGATGCTTCTGCTCAAAAACCAGAGGAATCAGAACAGACCACACTTGATGTGTGCATCAAGGAACATGTCCAATATGAACAAGCAACAGTGAACCCTGACTTGGTGCTGGATAAGGAAAATCTGGCCAAACGCTTGGCTGAGCCCCGCACAGAGCAAAAAACGTATACTGTTCAGGAAGGAGATGTGCTGGGCAGCATTGCCGAAAAGTTTAACATGAGCCTGGCCCAATTATTGGCACTAAATCCCGGTGTAGATGAAGACACACTGCTCCAGATCGGACAAGAGCTGACGGTGCAGGGAGAAGAGCCTGTGCTCACTGTGGTAACCGTGGAGCGGATGACGGAGGAGCAAACTATTCCCTATCAAGTAGAAACGAAGAAAGACCCCGATCTGTACCGGGGCCAAACCCGTGTGGAACGTGAAGGAAAAGAAGGCAAAAAACTGGTAGAGTTTGAAGTTGTCAAAGAGAATGGACAAGTTGTCTCCCGTGAAGTGATCGATGAAACCGTGCTGGAAGAACCAGTGAACAAAATAGTGGTTCGCGGCGAAAAAGTAAAACCATCCAGGGGCAGTGGCCAATTTACGTGGCCGGCCCGCGGTGGCCGCATCACTAGCGGATTTGGCATGCGCTGGGGCCGCCCCCATAACGGTATTGATATTGCCGGTGTCAGTGACCGCACCATTGTCGCCGCAGACAACGGTACAGTGGTCAAGGCTGGCTGGCATAGTGGCGGCTACGGCAATACGGTGATTATTAACCACAATAATGGTTACCGTACCTTGTATGCCCACCTGGCCTCTGTTAATGTACGGCCGGGACAAACGGTTCAAAGGGGCGAAGCCATTGGTGTCATGGGTTCAACCGGCAACTCCACCGGAGTGCATCTCCATTTTGAAGTTCACCGGAACGGTGCGCCGGTCAATCCAGCTTCATATGTGAGATAA
- the yycH gene encoding two-component system activity regulator YycH, producing the protein MTVRVSEQVKNVLLALLVLLSLFLSWQLWTYQPRYDYLPPAKFDEPEGLADRREFHELIKPHMIVHHLGEEQYTVSYPDTFSYNVIQRKMKEWELQPIRLLERERYADWQELFYQEQGIELVFWNGIPLQVLGGMFKVNLEEWLDHMDQNQLPRINRVWLHHDPHLENEVSVLFFSEEDQLLLRSRTSNISIRDLGDYIALGKTGPVHEAYVVKEEDQPVHTVHYLSADPVSVAERVYHYQRIPVYHMVSYLFVDPTLVRRIEERGDSILYIHGPRGLQVNKAYTQMTYFHPPLEAETRGVSSSVVDVGRGIQFVNQHKGWDKPYVFDSITEMHSERLVQVYFREYVEHYPVFGLEQEDTLYTLRVDIQMDRVVGYVRSLLERGEAANQRQLQLPSGVELLTALEAQGIDLAEISTIRIGYKSEQDTMFLTYEPYWVVDFKQGKRWFIQNVQDVRRHLE; encoded by the coding sequence ATGACCGTACGGGTAAGCGAACAGGTAAAAAATGTGCTGCTGGCCCTGCTTGTTTTACTCAGCTTATTTTTATCCTGGCAATTATGGACCTACCAGCCCCGCTATGATTATCTTCCCCCGGCCAAGTTTGACGAGCCTGAGGGTTTGGCGGACAGGAGGGAGTTTCATGAACTGATCAAACCCCATATGATTGTTCATCATCTGGGGGAAGAACAATATACCGTCTCATATCCCGATACCTTCTCTTATAACGTCATACAGAGAAAAATGAAAGAATGGGAACTTCAACCCATCCGTCTCCTTGAGCGTGAGCGGTATGCCGACTGGCAGGAGCTCTTTTATCAGGAACAGGGCATTGAGCTTGTGTTTTGGAATGGTATCCCTTTGCAAGTACTGGGTGGCATGTTTAAGGTGAACCTTGAAGAGTGGCTTGACCACATGGATCAGAACCAGTTGCCCCGGATCAACCGGGTATGGCTCCATCACGATCCTCATTTGGAAAACGAGGTCTCTGTTTTATTTTTCTCAGAAGAGGACCAATTGCTACTTCGGAGCCGGACATCTAACATCAGTATCCGGGATCTGGGGGATTATATTGCCTTGGGAAAGACAGGCCCTGTTCATGAAGCTTATGTGGTCAAAGAAGAGGATCAACCCGTTCATACGGTGCATTATCTCAGTGCTGATCCAGTCTCTGTTGCGGAACGGGTTTACCATTATCAGCGCATCCCTGTTTACCATATGGTCTCTTATTTGTTTGTGGATCCGACCCTGGTGCGCCGCATAGAAGAAAGAGGGGACAGTATTCTCTATATTCACGGGCCCCGGGGGCTGCAAGTGAACAAAGCCTATACGCAGATGACCTATTTCCATCCCCCTTTGGAGGCTGAAACAAGAGGCGTAAGCAGCAGTGTGGTGGATGTGGGTCGGGGAATTCAGTTTGTCAATCAGCATAAAGGCTGGGATAAACCTTATGTGTTTGACAGTATCACTGAGATGCATTCTGAGCGGCTTGTACAAGTTTACTTCCGGGAATATGTTGAGCACTATCCTGTCTTTGGCCTTGAACAGGAGGACACGTTGTATACGCTTCGGGTCGATATCCAAATGGACCGGGTCGTGGGTTATGTCCGTTCCCTGCTGGAGCGGGGAGAAGCGGCCAACCAGCGGCAGTTGCAGTTGCCGTCTGGCGTTGAATTACTGACGGCTTTGGAAGCACAAGGTATTGACCTTGCCGAGATCAGCACGATTCGCATTGGATACAAGAGTGAACAAGATACGATGTTTTTAACTTATGAGCCTTACTGGGTGGTTGATTTTAAACAGGGGAAGCGCTGGTTTATCCAGAACGTGCAGGATGTCAGGAGGCATTTGGAATGA
- the yycF gene encoding response regulator YycF: protein MVYKILVVDDEKPITDILQFNLEKEGYQVLTAFDGEEAVKKALLEEPDLILLDIMLPKKDGFQVCQEIRHKSQVPIIMLTAKDEEVDKVLGLELGADDYVTKPFSTRELLARVKANLRRRKEQDNRSSAQSCLEIGELRIYPEAYSVYKGDQLLELTHREFELLLFLAKNKGQVLTREHLLGTVWGYDYYGDVRTVDVTVRRLREKVETDPSRPEYIVTKRGVGYLLQEPHPKGSRL, encoded by the coding sequence ATGGTTTATAAAATTCTTGTAGTGGATGATGAAAAGCCGATTACAGATATTTTGCAGTTTAACTTAGAAAAGGAAGGCTATCAGGTTTTAACCGCTTTTGACGGGGAAGAAGCGGTAAAAAAAGCGTTGCTGGAAGAGCCGGATTTGATACTCTTAGATATTATGCTGCCTAAAAAAGATGGCTTTCAAGTGTGCCAGGAGATTCGTCACAAAAGCCAAGTGCCTATTATTATGTTGACGGCCAAGGACGAAGAAGTGGATAAGGTTCTGGGATTAGAGCTGGGGGCCGATGATTACGTGACAAAGCCGTTCAGTACCCGGGAGCTCTTGGCCAGGGTTAAAGCCAATTTGCGCCGCAGGAAGGAGCAGGACAACCGCTCTTCTGCCCAGTCCTGTTTGGAGATTGGGGAGTTGCGCATCTATCCGGAAGCTTATTCTGTATATAAGGGTGACCAACTGCTGGAGTTAACCCACCGGGAATTTGAGCTGCTCCTCTTTTTGGCCAAAAACAAGGGACAAGTGTTAACAAGGGAACATTTGCTAGGAACCGTATGGGGTTATGATTACTATGGGGATGTACGCACAGTGGATGTCACCGTGCGTCGTCTGCGGGAAAAAGTAGAAACAGACCCCAGCCGACCGGAGTATATTGTCACCAAGCGGGGGGTCGGTTATCTGTTACAAGAGCCCCACCCTAAAGGAAGTAGACTATGA
- the walK gene encoding cell wall metabolism sensor histidine kinase WalK: MKPLRFFKGIHLKFIIILLLVIMLAVQVFGAYFNRALETHLVNNFTRMLDQQAHLLAYSIQHELETPFDETDGPENYEHMQSLIDKMFASIPHAEIQVLDRNGVVVSTNSDNQAIVGQRNTQIEVKRALLGTRDEAIRLHPQTGHRMKMMSIPIKVNNEVVGAIYLMASMEETYQSIQDINGLLLRGTLIALSLTAVIGVVVARTITSPIKEMTRQTQAMAAGDFSKQVKVYSEDEIGQLAQGINHLSQRLSQALGEIEEEKNKLASILFYMSDGLIATDRQGRIILLNQQAEMMLNKREREVLGKKLSEVLDFPDEVKQDTLLFKEGRFQVDMGADGQPLIIEITVSPLHQDGAGQGLIAVLQDVTEREQLERDRKAFVANVSHELRTPLTTMKSYVETLTSGAVDDPDVAKRFLNVIANETERMIRLVNDLLQLSKLDSKRFRLRLKKLDLGILVEEVIQRFSFQLKERSLTVRLDIDPDLPSIEGDQDMLTQVLDNILSNAIKYSLAGGEIAVLARQEGEQVKLVIKDQGVGIPKQELKHIFKRFYRVDKARSRDKGGVGLGLSITREMVLAHQGSIEIDSDVGEGTAVTIRLPLQLSVREGTS; this comes from the coding sequence ATGAAGCCGTTAAGGTTTTTTAAAGGAATCCATTTAAAATTTATTATTATTTTGCTCTTGGTGATTATGCTGGCCGTCCAGGTGTTTGGCGCTTATTTCAACCGGGCCCTGGAAACCCATTTGGTTAACAATTTTACCCGCATGCTCGACCAGCAGGCCCATCTTTTGGCTTACAGCATCCAACATGAACTGGAAACACCTTTTGATGAGACGGATGGGCCGGAAAACTATGAACATATGCAATCTCTCATTGATAAAATGTTTGCCTCCATTCCCCATGCTGAAATCCAAGTCCTGGACCGCAACGGGGTTGTGGTCAGTACCAATTCAGACAATCAGGCTATTGTCGGCCAGCGCAACACACAGATTGAGGTTAAACGGGCTTTGCTGGGTACACGGGATGAAGCGATTCGTCTCCATCCCCAAACAGGTCACCGTATGAAAATGATGTCCATTCCCATCAAAGTGAACAATGAGGTGGTGGGGGCTATTTATCTGATGGCCTCCATGGAAGAGACATATCAAAGCATCCAAGACATTAACGGACTGCTCTTGAGGGGGACATTGATTGCCCTCAGCCTGACCGCAGTGATAGGGGTGGTTGTGGCCAGGACGATCACGTCTCCCATTAAGGAAATGACCAGACAGACACAGGCGATGGCGGCTGGTGATTTTTCCAAGCAGGTGAAAGTATACAGTGAAGATGAAATCGGCCAGTTGGCCCAAGGCATTAACCATCTCTCCCAGCGCCTCAGCCAGGCATTGGGGGAGATTGAGGAGGAGAAAAACAAGCTGGCCTCTATTTTGTTTTATATGAGCGACGGGCTTATTGCCACTGACAGGCAGGGGCGTATTATCCTCTTGAACCAACAGGCAGAGATGATGCTGAACAAGCGGGAAAGAGAGGTACTGGGCAAAAAGTTGAGTGAGGTGCTTGATTTTCCGGATGAGGTCAAGCAAGATACACTATTATTCAAGGAGGGGCGCTTCCAGGTGGATATGGGGGCCGACGGACAACCGCTGATCATAGAGATCACGGTCAGTCCGTTGCATCAAGATGGTGCAGGGCAGGGATTGATTGCAGTCTTGCAGGATGTGACGGAACGGGAGCAACTGGAGCGGGACCGCAAAGCGTTCGTGGCCAATGTCTCCCACGAATTGCGCACACCGCTGACAACCATGAAAAGCTATGTAGAAACCTTAACCAGCGGTGCAGTGGATGATCCTGATGTAGCCAAGCGCTTCTTAAACGTCATTGCCAATGAGACAGAGCGGATGATCCGGCTGGTGAATGATCTTTTGCAACTATCCAAACTGGATAGCAAGCGCTTTCGCCTGCGTTTGAAAAAGCTGGATCTGGGCATCCTGGTCGAAGAGGTGATCCAACGCTTTTCTTTTCAGCTCAAAGAGCGTTCTTTAACAGTACGCCTGGACATTGATCCTGATTTGCCTTCCATAGAAGGGGATCAAGATATGCTGACACAGGTGCTGGATAATATCTTGTCCAATGCCATTAAATACTCTTTGGCTGGCGGCGAGATTGCCGTTTTAGCCCGGCAGGAAGGGGAACAGGTGAAACTGGTGATTAAAGACCAGGGTGTGGGTATTCCCAAGCAGGAGTTAAAGCATATCTTCAAACGCTTTTACCGGGTAGACAAGGCCCGCTCCCGGGACAAAGGTGGTGTAGGATTAGGGTTGTCTATTACCAGGGAAATGGTTCTCGCTCATCAAGGCAGCATCGAGATTGACAGTGATGTGGGGGAAGGGACGGCGGTCACCATCCGCTTGCCACTTCAATTAAGCGTGCGGGAGGGGACATCATGA
- a CDS encoding two-component system regulatory protein YycI, with product MNWANTKSILIVVFLCLNLFLGWQLWQKHTHHPELAYIYESSLDELLILHQITLDTELDMEQPHMAQLEVRSFAGKPLDVPAKQEQNIHIKDHVIISTLSSPYTLEGGFDPDVFKELFLKTYVYQGEDYHFSNKTDDEISYIQYYGQFPLFIGSLTIFIDEHEAVTGYRQVYFQVVSEGEKQPIISSYTSIRTLLDQQILPPLAVIRDVTLGYYGQVYDAENQILTPTWQIVFEDRDQLKITYVNAYTGAVELDPNKVG from the coding sequence ATGAATTGGGCCAATACCAAGTCCATTTTAATCGTGGTATTTCTATGTCTTAATCTTTTTTTAGGCTGGCAATTATGGCAGAAACATACCCACCATCCTGAACTGGCTTATATTTATGAAAGCTCTCTAGATGAGCTGTTGATCCTGCACCAGATCACGTTAGACACGGAACTGGATATGGAACAGCCGCACATGGCCCAACTGGAAGTCCGCTCATTTGCCGGCAAGCCGCTCGATGTGCCTGCTAAACAGGAACAAAATATTCACATTAAAGACCATGTCATTATTTCTACCCTTTCTTCCCCTTATACATTAGAGGGGGGATTTGACCCTGATGTGTTTAAAGAGTTGTTTCTTAAGACGTATGTTTATCAAGGGGAAGATTACCACTTTAGTAATAAGACCGATGACGAAATCAGCTATATTCAATATTACGGCCAATTTCCCTTGTTTATCGGCAGCCTCACCATTTTTATAGATGAGCATGAGGCGGTAACCGGCTACAGGCAAGTCTATTTCCAAGTGGTCAGTGAAGGGGAAAAACAACCGATTATTTCGTCCTATACCAGTATAAGAACGTTGCTTGACCAGCAAATTCTTCCTCCTCTGGCCGTGATACGTGATGTCACTTTAGGTTATTACGGCCAAGTCTATGATGCGGAAAATCAAATATTAACCCCAACCTGGCAGATTGTGTTTGAAGACAGGGACCAGCTTAAAATAACATATGTCAATGCTTATACCGGTGCCGTCGAGTTAGATCCAAACAAAGTGGGATGA
- a CDS encoding MBL fold metallo-hydrolase, translating into MTLHYSVLASGSSGNAIYIKTEKTRLLVDAGLSGKKLEQLFAEIGENPGGLNAILITHEHSDHIKGLGVMARRYAVPVYANAKTWFELDRLCGKIDVEQKFHFERGQTLTLGDIDIESYGISHDAVEPMAFCFFHGGKKLSIATDLGYVSEKIKGTLRDSQVLIFEANHDVEMLRMSRYPWNIKRRILSDVGHLSNEASGEALADIITDATQKVYLAHLSQDNNLRDLARMTVEQILREEDVPVNQQVTLHDTYPDRPTKLVAV; encoded by the coding sequence GTGACACTACACTATTCTGTCTTAGCCAGCGGGAGTTCAGGTAATGCCATTTATATCAAAACGGAAAAAACGCGCCTGCTGGTTGACGCAGGATTATCGGGCAAGAAATTGGAGCAACTGTTTGCAGAAATCGGAGAAAACCCTGGAGGGCTGAATGCCATTTTGATCACGCATGAGCATTCCGACCATATCAAGGGTTTGGGGGTCATGGCCCGCCGTTATGCTGTACCGGTTTATGCCAACGCTAAAACGTGGTTTGAATTGGATAGGTTGTGTGGAAAAATAGATGTGGAGCAAAAATTTCACTTTGAACGGGGACAAACTTTAACGTTAGGAGATATTGACATTGAATCGTATGGCATTTCCCATGATGCCGTGGAACCCATGGCCTTCTGTTTTTTCCACGGGGGAAAAAAGCTCAGTATTGCCACTGATCTTGGTTATGTCAGCGAAAAAATTAAAGGTACTTTGCGAGATTCACAGGTGCTTATTTTTGAAGCCAATCATGATGTCGAGATGCTGAGGATGAGCCGTTATCCATGGAACATCAAACGGAGAATTTTAAGTGATGTGGGTCACCTGTCCAATGAGGCCAGCGGGGAAGCCTTGGCTGACATAATCACCGACGCTACACAAAAAGTGTATCTGGCTCATCTTAGTCAAGATAACAACTTGCGGGACTTGGCCCGGATGACCGTAGAGCAAATACTGAGGGAGGAAGATGTGCCCGTTAATCAACAGGTGACATTGCATGATACATATCCTGATCGCCCTACGAAACTGGTGGCTGTTTAA